The sequence CTGTTTCTTGCTGGTATGCAAGTTGCAGCTGCGCATCCAGCAGCTCCTGGTCAACGGCCTCCTCTTCCTCCTTCTCGGCTTCATCCTCGGAATCGTCATCGCTTTGTGCTGCAGAAGAAAGAAGCATTAAATTGAGGGTTCAATGAAAGATTTCCCTAACTTACCATGTGTTTCGATCAGGGAGGGATCCAGCAGGGCCTTCTCCTCGGGTGGGATGTAGGTGTCCCTCTTGGAGTCGACGAAGGGCGACAAGTGTGGCGGCAGAGTCTCGCCCAGGAAGTACTTGTTGGTGGGCAGCAGCGTGCGCTGATTGACGCAGTCGAAGACCCACTGAGGCTGGATATAGTCTCGCGAGATGTACTGCGTGGCCAGACTGGGCCTGTCCACGATCTGATGGGTGATGGTTTCATCAGTTTCATCATAGGCAGAGCCAGCGAAGATGGAGGAGTCCCAAGACACCTTGCCGCCGAAGGAGCGGATGAGAATGACCAGGGGCTCGCGGGGAACTTCGCGGTTAATGAAGAACTTCAAGCCCTTGAAGAGGGTTCGCAGACGGGACACTTCCTGGGCCTCCTGCTTCATCTTGATGATGCGCTTTGAGTCGCCGTCCTGCTCCAACAGTTCCATGTCGATGTCCAGCTCCTCCTCGTCCTCCTGCACCTTGTCCGTGCGCAGCAGATCGAAGTTAAGGGCTGCAATGCGATCAGACACGAAGCTGGCCTCGTCCTTCAGCGAGTCCTCGCTGTCCTGAAGCACACTGCTCGGGAACTGTGGTGGGTAGGCCAGATTCAGGCCGTGGAACAGCCGGAAGTTGGTGAAGCCCAGCATAATGGTGTAGAACTCCACGAAGATGGACATCACCTTGAAGTCCACCTCCTGGCGGGACTGTGGCTTGAAGGGATAGTAGTGTGGCACAATCCAGGTGACCTTCTGGCCCTTGATCTCCGCCTGGAAGTAGTAGCCCTTGATGGAGATGAACACCTTGCGCAGCGACTTGGAGGCGATCACGTAGTGCAGGAACTCAATGGTCAGCCGGCGGCAGAGGTTCGACTGCTCCCTGGGGATCAAGTGCAACGAGGGGAAGGTGCTGAACAGGAAGAGCAGGGTCAGGCAATCGTCCAGATCCTTAAGGGCATCGATGAAGGTGGGGTAGCGCTCCTTGACAATGTGATCGAGTTTAATTTCGGGAAACAGGGCCAATCGTCGCTTCAAGTTGCGGAAATCCTTGATGGCGCGATCGCGGTTGCTCTTCTTGGCAAAGATCTGCGGGATGTTAAGAATAGATATTGAAATCTGGGGTAGACATATATGTAGCCAAGAGATAACGTACCTTGTAGTCACGCAGCGTCCAGACAATCGACTCGTGCAGCAGGAAACGAATGTCCTTGGTGTGGTAGAGCACCTTGATCTCCGAAGATCCCTTCTGGGCCCTACGCCTGTGTTTGGGTTCCCTGGGATAGACGCCCTTCAGGATGCACAGCCTCCGAAAGTCGTTCAGGGAGAGTTGAAGCTTCCTGAGCGCAGCCCGCCGACTAATATACTGCGTGGCCTCTCCGGATTCGTACTAGAAGTGGTTAAAAATATTGATATTCAGAGAGTCCCAACACACATAACCTTAAAGGGTCTTGTAAACACCCCATATCCAATCGAAACTCACCTTCTTCGGTCGTCTCATTATGCCGGTTTATGAAAATGCCTTTTTTGTCAAGCGGAATCTGCCTTTAAcagatttatttaaaataaaacacgcAGTTCACCAAAACACACGTTTTTTGTGTTGTTGGGCGCGTGGAAAGGAATTAGTATACCGTCCGGGCTTTGGTAAATAATCTTTTAATAccatttttgtatatattcaaatataccaaaaataagGTCTCTATAGGTGGTGAGAGGGTGCCACGGCTAAGTTAGCAGGGACACCCTTCAAACACTTTAGCGAACGGCCGTTTTAAAGTGTTGGGAGGATATCCTTGCTAACTTAGCCGTGTCACCCTCCCAATATTTTAAAGTGACCTTTTGCGGCATAGCGCGTACACACACCTATCGATAGACTTTGGACCATCTCTAATTGCCAATTGGATTGTTTTGGCAAATAAcgataatttaaaaataacaatttatGTGCAAGTTGCTAACGGCTTTTGATAATCTTGTTGAAATACCTACATTTACATTCTATTTGTTGCATTCCAAATAGGTAATTGCAACTGTAAATGTTTCGACGTGTGCATGAGTGCATTGTACACTTTTTTCTGTACTTATTATTGTTAGTATTTGTGAATGCTGCATTTTTGACTGTAATGCCGAAGACACACTTTACGTGGGGAATAGTGATTTTCGGGTAAAACTCATTATGCAGCAAATTAAGTTTTACAATAATTACAGAGCAAGCTGAGTGAGTGTATACTGTTTCTAAAGTGCTGCAGGTtgcattattattttaaatatatttaatatagtACCTAATAAACACAAAGCTAGAAAGGAAGCGACGTTTTACTATTTACTATTAAATTGCGTTCGCAAAAACGATATCGGTTGCCACCGCACCAGCGTAGCGCACATTAAATGTGTACACGTAAAAATCAAAAAGGCCTGAACCATTGTAAAAGCTACGTTTTTTTATAATTCTGTTACTTCTTATCGATATTTCCATCAACGATACACGCCAACAGCTATGTTTTATGTATCAAAAAGATGTATTATTTTTACGCTATTTTTTACTAATCATGATGCAAGAATTTTTGCGTAAGAATTTCATTGAGGTATGAAGAGGTATCAAGTTGTTCTGCTGAACTCGGCTAATTATTCGATACAACTTCCGAGAATGTTCTTTTACTTTTCTTCTTCagaatacaattttaaaaacatcaGTGCTCATTTTTGACTATCGATGTTTCTGGGCCCACCACTTTTTACGAATTTAGGTGATTTTTCTAATTGGCGTTTCGGCATTTATTTgggaaaaaaatgaatttgGACTGCTACGGCGTCTTTATAAGGCGCGGAACTGAACAATTAATCTCATCTTGAAAGAAATATTGCTATGCTTTTTTTTACGAAAACGAGCAACCTCCAGATTATGTCCTTCCTGACAAGACCTGGCACCTGTTGCACAAAAACGTACATTATTTATCTACAGAAAAAGCCATTTGAAGCAACTGAGTTTGACCGTCCTGTCTCCTCGAAAACGGTGctaattcaaatttaaaaaaaaacaaaaaaaatttgtcatgAACGTACTTAAAACTCAAAATCCCATGCCCGCACACCAAGTACGATACGCTTTTTCGTATACAAGTGTTGCCAAGTGTCAAATTAATCCTATAATAGGTGTCAATTTGTATCAGAGATTTATTGACAGTCATTAGGATCACATTGACATCTTAATAAGGACATAtggataatttttttttgggtgtatgAATTTGTGGCTTAAATTCGTTTGACCACTTGAAATGCTCAATTCCATCTGGTGTATACTTCTTGAAATAGACTGTATGCTTTGGTACCCTTTGCTTGCTTAAATTTTTCGTAAGGCTATAGTGCTACTTTTGAAAACTTACAATCCTATTGCATTTAGTCAATACATGCTTTATTAACTCTTCGTCCAAGCAATCTTGGTACACTAAGTTAAGGCAGTGAGCCAAGCTTAGAAAGTGCGGCTTCTGTAAAATTTCGGAAAACTTTGTTGTTGCGCTATCATTGTCTGTCACGATGGCGATTACTTTGGACTTCAAGTTCCAGTGGGAGAGCACAACTTGAACAGATGCTGCTTTTTTATTAGAATTGCGATCAGTTTGTCGTCCATCAGTTTTTTAGTTGATAGTATAGCGGCTTTCAGCTGGAAGACGTCACTTATGAAGTGCACTGTAACTGCGAGGTAGCTATCGTTGGCCCTCGACGTCCAACCATCCATCGTACTGACACAGTGGTCAACTTTGCTAAGAATAAGTTGGAGATTAGCTGCCATATCGCGTTACTTATTTTTCATGTGGATAATGGTAGTAAGAAAATAAAGGTATAAAATAAgtgtattattaaaattataacaTTTTGTAAAAGTAGTGGTGCGTGTATGACGGCTATACAATCGCGATCGTTTTCAAACATGTGCAGGTGTCTCCTTACCATCGATATTATCGATAATACAATCGATAGTTTGCCAGTTTGAGTGATAGCATAAAaccgaaaaaataaataatataataaaaaataattaaaaacaacattcaaatttaaattacaaaCGTTGAATTACTTGCTGAAgatttttaattgcattaTAAAAACCTTGATCGATTTAAATTTAGGAGAAAAGGAAAAAGTGGTAGTATAACGAATAGAGCCATGATGCAATTGACATAAAATTAACAACACTCGCCCAGTGCCATTGGATAACTCATTTTATTGAAtctgtttttattgttttttatagGTATTGTATTGAGAAAATAACATACAGTCTAAGTTTGTTGTATTATATAATATTCGTTATATATTAGTTAGTTTGAACATTAACttcgttttttgttttcgCAACCTGCTTACTTGCAGACGCATTTCGttttgctttcttttcttggttGATAACAAAAGTTTATTAAACGGCCCTTTTTCGTTTGCTGCGGCTCTGCTACAACTCAACTCTGCTTTTTTGAACATTCGTGTCCTTGTGTCGTGTTCGAGTGTCTGCTTGAGTAATTCTTCTGAGCTTTCAAAGCCTTGTTAACGGTTCGATGTAAATGTATTGTATCTGCATATGCATTTTCATCTGCATCTGAGTGTGGTTTGTTGTATATTTCACCTAAATAACTAGTTAACATTTCGGTTTATTCGCTATAGCTTCGTTTTGATTTACATAAGTTTTGGGGGGGCTTTTTCACCCCACTCTATTCAGCGCCTCTTCCAGTTTACGATCCTTAAAATGCTTTATATAACTTCATATacttttgttttatatatatatcgtGAGTGCCAGCCATATATGTTTGCATGTATCGTTAGAAATTGACTATATATTTGATTTGCTTTTACTCCTTGCTCCATTTTGATGATATCTGTTAACTAATGCGTCTGCTGGGGAGTTTGGTTCGGTTCGGTTAgggtttttactttttttgaATGACTGCGTGTTTCTGGGTGTGTTTTGTATAAAATCTAAATGTCGTTAACTAGACGTACTTGTATAAAGTAAGTAACTCGCTGTATTACACCATATGTATTCATCATTCGAGCTCTCTGGTTCGCCACAAAGATAAAGTGAGCTAGGGGAGGGGATATACTTCCTTTGATGACTAAGAAAATGGGTTTATATTTAGACTGGATCAACTGAACATCTGACCGACTGTAACTCCCTTTTACGTTTTCTTTTCATGGTTTATCGCATTATTCATATAAATCATTTGTACAATCTTATGTGCTAGAAGCGTATCGGTTGTTAAAATTAATGTCTGTTATTATAATACTCTCATTGTTCGCTATTAAAATTACACACCCGTCTGCA is a genomic window of Drosophila suzukii chromosome 2L, CBGP_Dsuzu_IsoJpt1.0, whole genome shotgun sequence containing:
- the LOC108020354 gene encoding pescadillo homolog; its protein translation is MRRPKKYESGEATQYISRRAALRKLQLSLNDFRRLCILKGVYPREPKHRRRAQKGSSEIKVLYHTKDIRFLLHESIVWTLRDYKIFAKKSNRDRAIKDFRNLKRRLALFPEIKLDHIVKERYPTFIDALKDLDDCLTLLFLFSTFPSLHLIPREQSNLCRRLTIEFLHYVIASKSLRKVFISIKGYYFQAEIKGQKVTWIVPHYYPFKPQSRQEVDFKVMSIFVEFYTIMLGFTNFRLFHGLNLAYPPQFPSSVLQDSEDSLKDEASFVSDRIAALNFDLLRTDKVQEDEEELDIDMELLEQDGDSKRIIKMKQEAQEVSRLRTLFKGLKFFINREVPREPLVILIRSFGGKVSWDSSIFAGSAYDETDETITHQIVDRPSLATQYISRDYIQPQWVFDCVNQRTLLPTNKYFLGETLPPHLSPFVDSKRDTYIPPEEKALLDPSLIETHAQSDDDSEDEAEKEEEEAVDQELLDAQLQLAYQQETAEYKKYGGPDGVNEDEEDPEDDDEEDDDDEEEEEEEVDEKTKRLQEEKQKMSVQSGKVHKVNKRQVHKAEVDEHRLQARMVKPRHRNLFRKLIREKQTKEKEEWLLRKKRRTIEADNKEARKTAKREARKEAAAAAAKASKLGK